In Endozoicomonas sp. GU-1, one DNA window encodes the following:
- a CDS encoding Rieske (2Fe-2S) protein produces MIRLCSIDELQDPGSKGFLNERGHIFAVRKGDQVYVYENSCPHFGINLEWQPDQFLDSEKRLIQCATHGAQFLIETGECIAGPCPGDMLTALECEVIEGVVYLK; encoded by the coding sequence ATGATTCGTTTGTGTTCTATTGATGAGCTTCAGGATCCCGGTAGCAAAGGTTTCCTTAATGAGCGTGGACATATCTTTGCCGTACGCAAAGGTGATCAGGTATACGTCTACGAAAATAGTTGCCCGCATTTTGGTATTAACCTTGAGTGGCAGCCGGATCAGTTTCTGGATTCAGAGAAGCGGCTGATTCAGTGCGCTACCCACGGTGCCCAGTTTCTGATTGAGACGGGGGAGTGTATTGCCGGGCCTTGTCCGGGGGATATGCTGACTGCCCTGGAGTGTGAGGTTATTGAGGGTGTTGTCTACCTGAAATAA
- a CDS encoding transglycosylase SLT domain-containing protein, which translates to MLNKLSHCLLFFSLATSLLLPTYSLANESERQQMLFKHVEKALKTGDHKLYESYRSELSDYPLAPYLEYLSLTNDLDRINQSDIDQFASQYPDLPQTSQLHYKWLRHLASNQRWQSYLAAYQQDDGGRYQCLKGVALHALGQNEQAWLEAKSLWLKGQSQHKACDPLFDGWKASGELTQSLIIARFWMAAEQNNLSLARYLNKSIKDTSFKVSTELFWEVNKHPELLHTARFNGDLEHQRIIMLHGIKKLITKDLDLAVSTWLAMRNRYPFSPKQRSAVDQRIAMKAAKNFVDNAEEIIASIDPNFHYQKVTEWRIRLALADQDWERVLILLEHLPATIRNSSRWRYWNEVALLKFQEASYQLVGMPLPSKPTLLQTPTLSALGQERNFYAFLVADLKGQPFQLNHQQKAIHQQDLHRLKQYYPGFKRIREWLHHKRFYNAQMELNRITPSLDKTQQQLIPYLAHQWEWHHQAIMAAARATLWDDLSLRFPTPDADIFSAQAEKRKLDYPWVLAIARQESAFHPMARSSAGAMGLMQLMPTTAKQAAKQAGIPYRKKSELFKPEINIALGTTHLAWLSKRFEDSRILATAAYNAGSTPVKRWLKQRGHLPLDIWIETIPYDETRKYVQNVMAYRVIYSLLEDQPARMLSSQEMASLSLNLQESRIIAQREQGQP; encoded by the coding sequence ATGTTGAACAAGTTATCTCATTGCTTACTCTTTTTTTCACTGGCCACATCACTTCTGCTCCCCACATACAGTCTGGCTAACGAGTCAGAACGGCAGCAGATGCTGTTCAAGCACGTTGAAAAAGCACTGAAGACAGGGGACCATAAACTTTACGAGAGTTATCGATCAGAACTCAGTGATTACCCTCTGGCTCCCTACCTTGAGTACCTCAGCCTCACCAACGATCTTGATCGCATCAACCAGAGCGATATTGACCAGTTTGCCAGCCAATACCCCGATTTACCGCAAACCAGCCAGCTCCATTACAAATGGCTGCGGCATCTGGCCAGTAACCAGCGCTGGCAATCCTATCTTGCTGCCTATCAGCAGGATGATGGCGGCCGCTATCAGTGCCTGAAAGGCGTAGCCCTGCACGCACTGGGACAGAACGAACAGGCCTGGCTGGAGGCAAAAAGTCTCTGGCTGAAAGGCCAGTCACAACACAAGGCCTGCGATCCGTTATTCGACGGCTGGAAAGCCTCTGGCGAACTCACTCAAAGCCTGATTATTGCCCGCTTCTGGATGGCTGCTGAGCAAAACAACCTGTCCCTTGCCCGCTACCTGAATAAGTCCATTAAAGATACGTCTTTCAAGGTCTCGACAGAGCTGTTCTGGGAAGTCAACAAACATCCTGAACTGCTTCATACCGCCCGCTTTAATGGTGACCTGGAACATCAGCGGATCATTATGCTTCATGGCATCAAGAAACTGATTACCAAAGATCTGGACCTTGCCGTCAGCACCTGGCTGGCAATGCGCAACCGCTACCCTTTTTCCCCGAAGCAGCGATCCGCTGTCGACCAGCGGATCGCCATGAAAGCGGCCAAGAACTTTGTGGACAACGCCGAAGAAATTATTGCCAGCATTGACCCCAATTTTCATTATCAAAAGGTCACCGAGTGGCGAATCAGACTGGCGCTGGCTGATCAGGACTGGGAAAGAGTCCTGATTCTGTTAGAACATCTGCCAGCGACTATCAGAAACAGCAGCCGCTGGCGCTATTGGAACGAAGTCGCCCTGCTCAAGTTTCAGGAGGCAAGCTATCAGCTGGTCGGGATGCCTCTGCCGAGCAAACCCACGCTGTTGCAAACACCGACACTGAGCGCACTGGGCCAGGAACGGAACTTTTACGCTTTTCTGGTGGCAGATCTTAAAGGACAACCCTTTCAACTGAACCACCAGCAAAAAGCCATTCACCAACAGGATCTGCACAGACTCAAGCAATATTATCCGGGCTTTAAACGTATTCGTGAATGGCTGCACCATAAGCGCTTTTATAACGCCCAAATGGAGCTGAACCGGATAACCCCGAGTCTGGATAAAACCCAGCAACAGTTAATTCCCTATCTCGCCCATCAATGGGAATGGCACCATCAGGCGATTATGGCGGCTGCCCGGGCAACGCTCTGGGACGACCTTAGCCTCCGCTTCCCGACACCGGACGCTGATATTTTCAGTGCGCAGGCAGAAAAACGTAAACTGGATTATCCCTGGGTTCTGGCCATTGCCCGTCAGGAAAGTGCGTTCCATCCCATGGCGCGCTCCAGCGCTGGTGCCATGGGGTTAATGCAGTTGATGCCGACAACCGCGAAACAGGCGGCTAAACAGGCCGGAATACCCTATAGAAAGAAGTCAGAACTGTTTAAACCAGAAATTAACATCGCCCTTGGAACTACTCACCTTGCCTGGTTGTCCAAACGGTTTGAAGACAGCCGAATTCTGGCAACAGCGGCTTACAATGCCGGGAGTACTCCGGTGAAACGCTGGCTGAAACAGAGAGGGCATCTGCCACTGGATATCTGGATTGAGACCATTCCCTACGATGAAACTCGTAAGTACGTCCAGAATGTCATGGCTTATCGCGTGATTTACAGTCTGCTGGAAGACCAGCCTGCACGTATGCTCTCATCTCAGGAGATGGCCTCCCTCAGTCTTAACCTGCAGGAGTCCAGGATTATTGCCCAGAGAGAGCAAGGGCAACCATGA
- the ispG gene encoding flavodoxin-dependent (E)-4-hydroxy-3-methylbut-2-enyl-diphosphate synthase, with amino-acid sequence MDRRHKTHAVQVGHVTIGGDAPIVVQSMTDTDTADVQKTIDQIRLLADAGSEIVRVTVNSEEAAAAIPAIYEGLAKHNCNVPIVGDFHYNGHLLLTKYDETARLLHKYRINPGNVGFGDKKDDRFNAMIDVAIKYDKPVRIGVNWGSLDKELSTQLMDENARSANPKSSQEILHEALVLSSLTSADAAVKRGLGANKIVISCKVSRVQDLISVYQMLADRCEYALHLGLTEAGMGSKGIVASSVAMGILLQHGIGNTIRTSLTPEPGASRDKEVIVSQQILQALDVRSFAPEVTACPGCGRTTSTFFRVLTDEVDGFLRSKMVNWRHQYVGVENMKVAVMGCVVNGPGESKHANIGISLPGTGEAPSAPVFVDGEKFTTLKGENIAEDYKKLIEEYVQKTYAPREQVIASN; translated from the coding sequence ATGGACAGGCGTCATAAAACCCATGCTGTTCAGGTTGGACACGTCACCATTGGCGGTGATGCTCCCATTGTGGTTCAGTCAATGACGGACACCGATACTGCGGATGTCCAGAAAACCATTGACCAGATTCGCCTGCTGGCGGATGCAGGCTCTGAAATCGTTCGCGTAACGGTGAATTCAGAGGAAGCAGCGGCCGCTATTCCGGCAATCTACGAAGGGCTGGCCAAACACAACTGCAATGTACCCATTGTCGGGGACTTCCATTACAACGGTCACCTCCTGCTGACCAAGTACGATGAAACCGCCAGGCTGCTGCACAAGTACAGAATTAACCCTGGTAATGTCGGCTTTGGCGATAAGAAGGATGACCGCTTTAATGCCATGATTGATGTTGCCATCAAATACGATAAACCGGTGCGTATCGGCGTTAACTGGGGCAGCCTCGACAAAGAGCTTTCTACCCAGCTGATGGATGAAAATGCCCGATCCGCCAACCCGAAGTCTTCCCAGGAAATCCTCCATGAAGCATTGGTCCTGTCTTCCCTGACCAGTGCCGATGCTGCGGTTAAGCGTGGTCTCGGTGCCAACAAAATCGTTATCTCCTGTAAAGTCTCCCGGGTACAGGATCTGATCAGCGTCTACCAGATGCTGGCTGATCGCTGTGAATACGCCCTGCACCTTGGGTTGACCGAAGCCGGAATGGGCAGCAAGGGCATTGTGGCATCCAGTGTCGCCATGGGTATTCTTCTGCAGCATGGTATTGGCAACACTATCCGCACCTCCCTGACGCCAGAGCCCGGAGCCTCCCGCGATAAAGAGGTGATTGTCTCTCAGCAGATCCTTCAGGCCCTGGATGTTCGCAGTTTTGCTCCGGAAGTGACCGCCTGTCCTGGCTGTGGTCGTACCACCAGCACCTTCTTCCGGGTTCTGACCGATGAAGTGGACGGTTTCCTGCGCAGTAAAATGGTGAACTGGCGTCACCAGTATGTCGGTGTGGAGAATATGAAAGTTGCCGTGATGGGCTGTGTGGTTAATGGTCCGGGGGAAAGCAAGCATGCCAACATCGGTATCAGTCTGCCCGGTACCGGTGAGGCACCTTCTGCCCCGGTATTTGTTGATGGTGAGAAATTCACCACACTGAAAGGTGAGAACATCGCTGAAGACTATAAGAAACTGATCGAAGAGTATGTTCAGAAAACCTATGCTCCCCGGGAGCAGGTGATTGCCAGCAACTGA
- a CDS encoding penicillin acylase family protein, whose product MLTWLRRGFFLLVSISLLIILTAFVLLRQSLPMLEGEVKAPLLNAAVTIERDAQGVPLISGSDRMDVAFATGYLHAQERFFQMDLNRRNSAGELSELVGELALDHDKRQRKHRFRKVAQQAVEIMSAEHQALLNAYTDGVNHGLKDLGQKPFEYLLLGVEPEPWQNEDSFLSIFSMYMDLNDDEVKLDNLKGFLSRVTVPAVIDFLSPLKTRWDSPMQPGELPDMPTPGAELVDLRSKETELYANLGGTTLEDSLIGSNNWAVSGELTDHGGAIIQDDMHLSHRVPTIWYRASLSYPHPDQPEDRVSITGVTLPGTPFIVVGSNTHIAWGFTNTAGDWVDLVELDIDDGQYMTNDGPKSLERWTETIHIKDQEPVVVDYSGTHWGPVVDSAYDDTQYALRWTAHRPEATNVNLVSLEVARNAEQGMAIANRSGIPPQNFTVGDREGNIGWTVAGQIPDRSGIDSTYPLSWQQADDNWDGWLPDVHYPRVYNPADQRVWTANARIVSGADYDKMGNGGYALGPRQIQIRDALMALERADEQALLEIALDHRALYMDNWRRLVLDTLTDDVMAGNLSRQTFYRYVNNWSGKAATDDVGYRLVREYKDALKLKIMSSLGRYFLSLSAEAKENVEDGFMQKLNHESEMIWRLLEERPLHWLSPQYENWDELLIETVDQVVSDLGGADQLSNATWGQRNTADIRHPLSGAIPVFGRLLEMPAVPLSGDVWMPRAQRADQGVSERLVVSPGREDEAIFHMPGGQSGHPLSPFFSAGYMDWVEGKASPFLPGDAKYTLTLTP is encoded by the coding sequence ATGCTGACCTGGTTAAGGAGAGGCTTTTTTCTCCTTGTATCAATATCTCTGCTGATCATTCTTACGGCGTTTGTTCTTCTTCGCCAAAGTCTCCCCATGCTGGAGGGGGAAGTAAAGGCTCCCCTTCTGAATGCTGCGGTTACGATTGAGCGGGATGCTCAGGGTGTTCCCCTGATATCCGGCAGTGATCGTATGGATGTTGCCTTTGCTACCGGTTATCTCCATGCCCAGGAACGATTTTTTCAGATGGATTTGAATCGGCGTAACTCTGCGGGTGAACTGTCTGAACTGGTGGGTGAACTGGCGCTGGATCACGATAAACGTCAGAGAAAACATCGTTTCCGCAAGGTTGCTCAGCAGGCGGTTGAGATTATGAGCGCTGAACATCAGGCTCTTTTGAATGCCTATACCGATGGTGTCAATCATGGCCTGAAAGATCTTGGGCAGAAGCCTTTTGAATATCTGTTGCTGGGTGTGGAGCCTGAGCCCTGGCAAAACGAAGACTCTTTTCTGTCGATCTTCAGCATGTACATGGATCTCAATGATGATGAAGTAAAACTGGATAACCTGAAAGGCTTTCTCAGTCGTGTAACTGTACCTGCTGTTATCGATTTTCTTTCGCCGCTGAAAACCCGCTGGGACTCACCAATGCAGCCCGGTGAGTTGCCGGATATGCCAACCCCGGGGGCAGAGCTGGTTGACCTGCGCAGCAAAGAGACAGAGCTATATGCCAATCTGGGTGGAACGACGCTGGAAGACAGTCTTATTGGCAGTAACAACTGGGCGGTATCCGGAGAGTTAACGGACCATGGTGGAGCCATCATTCAGGATGATATGCACTTGAGCCATCGGGTACCCACCATCTGGTATCGGGCTTCCTTGAGTTATCCACACCCGGACCAGCCAGAGGACAGGGTCAGTATTACCGGAGTCACATTACCGGGCACACCGTTTATTGTGGTTGGCAGCAATACCCATATCGCCTGGGGCTTTACCAATACCGCTGGTGACTGGGTTGATCTGGTGGAGCTGGATATTGATGATGGCCAGTACATGACCAATGATGGGCCGAAATCCCTTGAACGTTGGACTGAAACCATCCATATCAAAGACCAGGAGCCGGTTGTCGTTGACTATTCAGGCACCCATTGGGGGCCGGTGGTTGATTCGGCCTACGACGATACGCAATATGCCCTGCGCTGGACTGCCCATCGTCCGGAGGCGACCAATGTTAACCTGGTAAGCCTGGAAGTTGCCCGCAATGCAGAACAGGGAATGGCCATTGCCAACCGCAGCGGAATTCCACCCCAGAACTTTACGGTGGGTGACCGTGAAGGCAATATTGGCTGGACGGTTGCCGGACAGATTCCAGACCGTTCAGGTATCGATTCCACTTACCCACTGTCCTGGCAGCAGGCTGATGATAACTGGGATGGCTGGCTGCCGGATGTGCATTATCCCCGCGTATATAACCCTGCGGATCAACGAGTCTGGACTGCCAATGCCCGTATCGTAAGCGGAGCAGACTACGACAAGATGGGCAACGGGGGTTATGCCCTCGGACCCCGGCAGATACAGATTCGTGATGCGCTGATGGCACTTGAGCGTGCTGATGAACAAGCGTTGCTGGAGATTGCCCTGGATCATCGTGCTCTCTATATGGATAACTGGCGGCGGCTGGTGCTGGATACACTCACGGATGACGTGATGGCGGGGAACCTTTCCCGCCAGACGTTTTATCGCTATGTGAACAACTGGTCTGGCAAGGCTGCTACTGATGACGTTGGTTACCGTTTGGTCCGTGAGTATAAAGATGCACTTAAACTGAAGATCATGTCATCACTGGGGCGCTACTTTCTGTCCCTCTCTGCAGAAGCCAAAGAGAATGTAGAAGATGGCTTTATGCAGAAGTTAAACCATGAAAGCGAGATGATATGGCGTCTTCTGGAAGAACGTCCGCTGCATTGGCTGAGTCCTCAGTACGAAAATTGGGATGAGTTGCTGATCGAAACCGTGGATCAGGTGGTGAGTGATCTGGGAGGCGCAGATCAGCTGAGCAATGCCACCTGGGGACAGAGGAATACCGCTGATATCCGCCACCCTTTGAGTGGTGCCATTCCTGTCTTTGGCAGACTGCTGGAGATGCCCGCCGTACCTCTCTCTGGCGATGTCTGGATGCCCAGGGCCCAGCGTGCCGATCAGGGGGTATCTGAACGGTTGGTGGTGTCTCCCGGGCGTGAAGATGAAGCAATATTTCACATGCCGGGTGGTCAGAGTGGTCACCCGCTCTCTCCTTTCTTTAGCGCAGGTTATATGGACTGGGTGGAAGGGAAGGCCAGTCCGTTCTTACCGGGTGATGCAAAATATACCCTGACCCTGACGCCTTAA
- a CDS encoding 7-cyano-7-deazaguanine/7-aminomethyl-7-deazaguanine transporter, with the protein MQISNRGLNILLLLSIFHIVTITASNYLVQIPFQFFGMHTTWGAFTFPFIFLATDLTVRIYGSEQARKIIFTAMFPALLISYLVSVLFVDGTFQGLASLASFNAFVARIAVASFAAYLVGQILDITVFNRLRQNAMWWVAPACSTIAGNLIDTLSFFSLAFAGSSDSFMAAHWMEIALVDYGYKLAISMLFFLPMYGVLLNFLVNRLNVPMQMNSQQTA; encoded by the coding sequence ATGCAAATCAGCAATCGCGGCCTGAACATTCTGCTTTTATTATCGATATTTCATATCGTGACCATCACTGCCAGTAACTATCTGGTACAAATACCGTTTCAATTCTTTGGAATGCACACCACCTGGGGAGCATTCACCTTTCCGTTTATTTTCCTGGCCACAGACCTGACCGTAAGAATCTACGGATCTGAGCAGGCCCGGAAGATCATATTTACCGCCATGTTCCCGGCCCTGCTGATCTCCTACCTGGTGTCAGTCCTGTTCGTGGATGGAACCTTTCAGGGATTGGCAAGCCTGGCCAGCTTTAACGCCTTTGTCGCCAGAATTGCCGTTGCCAGCTTTGCGGCATACCTGGTTGGCCAGATTCTGGATATCACCGTTTTCAACCGTTTGCGCCAAAATGCCATGTGGTGGGTAGCTCCGGCCTGTTCAACCATTGCTGGCAACCTGATTGATACCCTCAGCTTCTTCAGTCTGGCCTTTGCCGGTTCATCAGACTCTTTCATGGCGGCACACTGGATGGAAATTGCCCTGGTGGACTACGGCTACAAGCTGGCCATCAGCATGCTGTTCTTCCTGCCTATGTATGGCGTGTTGCTGAACTTCCTGGTGAACAGGTTGAATGTACCCATGCAAATGAACTCTCAACAGACTGCATAA
- a CDS encoding PPC domain-containing DNA-binding protein, with the protein MSISVIASRLTQGTDLKTAVQELVNKHRISAGSLVSCVGSLSRINLRLAGAETTLVTEGPFEIVSVMGTLTPDHQHIHMAVADAKGHVFGGHLLEGNIVDSTAEVIIHSYPQLSFSRAFDPSTGYTELVIDKH; encoded by the coding sequence ATGAGTATTTCCGTAATAGCCAGTCGCCTTACTCAGGGCACTGACCTGAAAACAGCCGTGCAGGAACTGGTTAACAAGCACCGGATTTCCGCAGGTTCACTGGTCTCCTGTGTTGGCAGTCTGTCCAGAATAAACCTTCGTCTTGCTGGCGCAGAAACGACGTTAGTTACTGAGGGCCCTTTTGAAATCGTCTCTGTCATGGGAACGTTGACACCAGATCATCAGCATATCCACATGGCTGTGGCTGATGCTAAAGGGCATGTTTTTGGAGGGCACCTGCTAGAAGGAAATATCGTTGATAGTACTGCTGAGGTGATTATTCACAGTTATCCACAGCTGAGCTTCTCAAGGGCTTTTGATCCATCCACAGGCTACACGGAACTTGTTATTGATAAGCACTAG
- a CDS encoding chorismate mutase, which yields MKLVQSSEDCWGSMKLFVTGLLCLTLSTLAVADTMSNGIFQLINQRLNYMQDVALFKARNHRAVEDLTREQQVLEKALVNAQQAGLQPDSIADFFQAQMDAAKAIQYRYMADWLSTHPEHSEYRDLASEVRPKISALGDEIVVRISEYLKDGGAFDNKQQKDFVRTVNTRHLSENDKKKMFESLQMIRLIKN from the coding sequence ATGAAACTGGTTCAAAGCTCTGAGGATTGTTGGGGAAGTATGAAGCTTTTCGTAACCGGGTTGCTCTGTTTGACGCTCTCCACCTTGGCGGTTGCAGATACAATGTCGAATGGAATCTTTCAGTTAATCAACCAGCGGTTGAACTATATGCAGGATGTCGCCTTATTCAAAGCCAGGAACCACCGCGCGGTCGAAGATCTGACCAGAGAACAGCAGGTGCTTGAGAAGGCATTGGTCAATGCACAGCAGGCAGGTTTACAACCGGACTCTATTGCTGATTTCTTCCAGGCACAGATGGATGCTGCCAAGGCGATTCAATATCGCTATATGGCTGACTGGTTATCTACACATCCTGAACATAGTGAATATCGGGATTTAGCTTCTGAGGTCAGGCCAAAGATTTCGGCGCTTGGTGATGAAATTGTGGTGAGAATCAGCGAATACCTGAAAGATGGAGGGGCTTTTGACAATAAACAGCAGAAAGACTTTGTCAGAACAGTGAATACCAGGCATCTATCGGAAAACGATAAGAAAAAAATGTTTGAAAGCCTTCAGATGATACGTCTAATTAAAAACTAG